In the genome of Succinivibrio dextrinosolvens, the window TATGAAACAAGATTCTAGAAAATCCGAGTGATTAACAGCTACCGTTTTTCAGAAAAACTAAATAAGCAAGGAATTCCAAGATATGTAGTCTTAGGCAGAAATGATACTGTCATTGACTACAGAGAAGCTGAAGAATTCTACAGAGGCTGCAGTATTACCGAGATTACGGATGAAGAGCATCAGATAAAAGACTACGAGCCATATGCAAAAGAAATATCAACAATGCAATATGCCGTTTGTTATATCGATCCTGACGAACTTGAAAGTCAAAACTAGTTTT includes:
- a CDS encoding YqiA/YcfP family alpha/beta fold hydrolase, giving the protein MINSYRFSEKLNKQGIPRYVVLGRNDTVIDYREAEEFYRGCSITEITDEEHQIKDYEPYAKEISTMQYAVCYIDPDELESQN